A genomic segment from Deinococcus sp. YIM 77859 encodes:
- a CDS encoding peptide chain release factor 3, protein MTIPTAQLDHEIARRRTFAIISHPDAGKTTITEKLLLYGGAIQEAGSVTAKEGRSHTRSDWMSIEQQRGISISSSALTFEYAGRHINLLDTPGHQDFSEDTYRTLTAADSALMVLDAARGVQSQTEKLFAVCRNRGIPILTFVNKMDRPALDPFELLAQVENTLRITAVPLTWPIGDGPDFKGVYDLQTEQVLVFERTSGGKHRAPVQTAGLTDPQLEALVGPDLAAKLREDVELIQGAVPEFDAGAFLAGDLTPVFFGSAMNNFGVEHFLKNFVELAPPPGPVETNLGQRAPDAPFAGFIFKLQANMSRAHRDRTAYMRVMSGHFTRGMDVTHTRTGRKLRLSQAHSLFAQDREKVEEAYPGDIVGLVNPGVFQIGDVVSVDPKVTLPSFPRFTPETFATLSLKDVGKRKAFIKGLTQLAEEGVVQVFYPTDGAREPYLGAVGPLQFEVFQARLQEEYGVDVDLHVTGYQLVRWLAGDPGSVARFARHVEDDQGRPVMLFRSRYDLEYTQEQHPDIEFLPLPRDLTRV, encoded by the coding sequence GTGACCATCCCCACCGCCCAGCTTGACCACGAGATCGCCCGCCGCCGGACCTTTGCGATCATTTCCCACCCGGACGCCGGGAAGACGACCATCACCGAGAAGCTGCTGCTGTACGGCGGCGCGATTCAGGAGGCGGGCAGCGTGACGGCCAAAGAGGGCCGCTCGCACACGCGGTCCGACTGGATGAGCATCGAGCAGCAGCGCGGGATTTCTATCTCGTCCTCCGCACTCACCTTTGAGTACGCTGGGCGCCACATCAACCTGCTCGACACGCCCGGCCACCAGGACTTTTCTGAAGACACCTACCGGACCCTCACCGCCGCCGACTCGGCCCTGATGGTGCTCGACGCGGCGCGCGGCGTGCAGTCGCAGACGGAGAAGCTCTTTGCAGTGTGCCGCAACCGGGGCATTCCGATCCTCACTTTCGTGAACAAGATGGACCGCCCGGCGCTCGACCCCTTTGAGCTGCTCGCGCAGGTGGAGAACACGCTCCGAATCACCGCCGTGCCGCTCACCTGGCCCATCGGCGACGGCCCCGATTTCAAGGGTGTCTATGACCTCCAGACCGAGCAGGTGCTCGTCTTCGAGCGCACGTCGGGCGGCAAGCACCGTGCGCCCGTGCAGACGGCAGGACTCACGGACCCGCAGCTCGAGGCACTGGTGGGGCCGGACCTCGCCGCCAAACTCCGCGAAGACGTGGAACTCATCCAGGGGGCGGTGCCCGAATTCGACGCGGGCGCGTTCCTGGCGGGTGACCTTACCCCAGTCTTTTTCGGCTCCGCGATGAACAATTTCGGCGTCGAGCACTTCCTAAAGAACTTCGTGGAGCTCGCGCCGCCCCCTGGCCCGGTGGAGACGAACCTGGGGCAGCGGGCCCCGGACGCGCCCTTTGCGGGCTTTATCTTCAAGCTCCAGGCCAACATGAGCCGGGCCCACCGTGACCGCACCGCCTATATGCGGGTGATGAGCGGCCACTTTACGCGCGGCATGGACGTGACCCATACCCGCACCGGGCGCAAGCTGCGGCTCTCGCAGGCCCACAGCCTCTTTGCCCAGGACCGCGAGAAGGTGGAGGAGGCCTATCCCGGTGACATCGTGGGGCTGGTGAACCCCGGCGTGTTTCAGATCGGGGACGTGGTGAGCGTGGATCCCAAGGTGACGCTGCCCTCCTTCCCGCGCTTCACGCCGGAAACCTTTGCCACCCTCTCCCTCAAGGACGTGGGCAAGCGCAAGGCGTTCATCAAGGGCCTCACCCAGCTCGCCGAGGAAGGCGTGGTGCAGGTCTTCTACCCGACCGACGGCGCCCGTGAGCCCTACCTGGGCGCGGTGGGTCCCCTCCAGTTCGAGGTCTTTCAGGCCCGCTTGCAGGAAGAATACGGCGTGGACGTGGACCTCCACGTGACCGGCTATCAGCTTGTGCGCTGGCTGGCGGGTGATCCGGGGAGCGTGGCCCGCTTTGCCCGTCACGTGGAGGACGACCAGGGCCGCCCGGTGATGCTCTTTCGCTCCCGCTACGACCTGGAGTACACGCAGGAGCAGCACCCGGACATCGAGTTCCTGCCGCTGCCCCGGGATCTGACGCGGGTGTGA
- a CDS encoding bifunctional (p)ppGpp synthetase/guanosine-3',5'-bis(diphosphate) 3'-pyrophosphohydrolase has protein sequence MEELRPLIADRPAEERERIERAYVFARDAHAGVNRKSGEPYITHPVAVAVILAQLGMDTDSILAGLLHDTVEDVDGVTFEVIEEQFGADVRRIVEGETKVSKLSKQGSQQAQVHDTGRDLQAENLRQMLIAMTSDIRVIVVKLADRLHNMRTLGAMKPEKQQRIARETMEIFAPLAHRLGIGQIKWELEDLAFRYLHPDAYAYLQSRLRTRQEERDALIEQAIRQLREALEDDLELPEWVSDIDIAGRSKHLWSIHNKMQKEGKTLEQIFDLLAIRVILTPRELSVPPGTDEKRRERAEETREKRICYHTLSIVHSMWTPLPGRFKDYIAVPKPNGYQSLHTTVISQSGQPIEVQIRSRRMHEVAEYGVAAHWMYKQGATLAQRDRENWIAQLRELQNEINDASDYLDAVKTDILSQRVRVFTPKGLAISLPAGSTPIDFAHHIHTRIGETTVGARVNGSIVPLSHRLKNGDMVEIVTSKNSKPSQGWLNFAVTRSARAKIRHFFRQQEREEALQRGHDLLERYLRKRQLPVRQLMRTKLLEEATQKLIGTRNPDDLYLALHAGKLTPSMVGRLLSPSLAQEQAAAPAQARTPAPQLPAPGGVYVEGLSTATKLAHCCHPIRGDQIMGYLTRGRGVSIHRIDCPNMIRLLKDEPERCVAASWDSGTPGGTIVDLDVVAPDRPGLLADVLGVLAAEKRSPMKVEAGVSADNTAHIYLRLAVTGQADVEAVRGAILRVPGVSDVLRAGKNGKNGGRGRVGA, from the coding sequence ATGGAGGAACTCCGCCCGCTGATTGCTGACCGTCCCGCAGAGGAACGCGAGCGGATTGAACGGGCCTATGTGTTCGCACGTGACGCCCACGCGGGCGTGAACCGCAAAAGTGGCGAGCCGTACATCACCCACCCGGTGGCGGTCGCGGTGATCCTGGCCCAACTCGGCATGGACACCGACTCCATCCTGGCAGGGCTGCTGCACGACACCGTTGAGGACGTTGACGGCGTCACCTTTGAAGTCATCGAGGAGCAGTTCGGGGCGGACGTGCGCCGGATCGTGGAGGGCGAGACCAAGGTCAGCAAACTCTCCAAGCAGGGGAGCCAGCAGGCGCAGGTGCACGACACGGGCCGCGACCTACAAGCCGAGAACCTGCGCCAGATGCTCATTGCCATGACGAGTGACATCCGGGTGATCGTGGTGAAGCTCGCCGACCGGCTGCACAACATGCGGACCCTTGGAGCCATGAAGCCCGAAAAGCAGCAGCGGATCGCTCGGGAGACGATGGAGATTTTCGCCCCGCTCGCGCACCGGCTGGGCATCGGACAGATCAAGTGGGAACTCGAGGATTTGGCGTTCCGGTACCTGCATCCCGACGCCTATGCCTACCTGCAAAGCCGGTTGCGGACCCGCCAAGAAGAGCGTGACGCGCTGATCGAGCAGGCCATCCGGCAACTGCGTGAGGCTCTGGAAGATGACCTTGAACTGCCGGAGTGGGTGAGTGATATCGATATCGCGGGCCGCTCCAAGCATCTGTGGAGTATCCACAACAAGATGCAGAAAGAAGGCAAGACGCTGGAGCAGATTTTCGACCTGCTCGCCATCCGGGTGATTCTGACGCCGCGAGAACTCAGCGTGCCCCCCGGCACCGACGAGAAACGCCGCGAGCGGGCCGAGGAGACGCGCGAAAAGCGCATCTGCTACCACACGCTCTCCATCGTGCACTCGATGTGGACGCCGCTGCCGGGCCGCTTCAAGGACTACATCGCTGTCCCGAAGCCCAACGGCTACCAGAGCCTGCACACGACCGTGATCAGCCAGAGCGGTCAGCCCATCGAGGTGCAGATTCGCTCGCGCCGTATGCACGAGGTGGCCGAGTACGGCGTAGCCGCCCACTGGATGTACAAGCAGGGAGCCACACTCGCCCAGCGGGACCGCGAGAACTGGATCGCGCAGCTCCGCGAACTCCAGAACGAGATCAACGACGCTTCGGACTACCTCGACGCGGTCAAGACCGACATCCTCTCGCAGCGCGTGCGGGTCTTTACACCCAAGGGCCTGGCGATCAGCCTCCCGGCGGGGAGCACGCCCATCGACTTCGCCCATCACATCCACACCCGGATTGGCGAGACGACGGTGGGCGCGCGGGTGAATGGCAGCATCGTGCCGCTCAGTCACCGGCTCAAAAACGGCGATATGGTCGAGATTGTGACCAGCAAGAACAGCAAGCCCAGTCAGGGCTGGCTGAATTTTGCCGTCACGCGCAGCGCGCGCGCCAAGATTCGCCACTTCTTTCGCCAGCAGGAGCGTGAGGAAGCCCTTCAGCGCGGGCATGACCTGCTGGAACGCTACCTGCGCAAGCGGCAACTGCCCGTACGGCAGCTGATGCGCACCAAGCTGCTCGAGGAAGCCACCCAAAAACTCATCGGCACCCGCAACCCCGACGACCTCTACCTCGCCCTGCATGCGGGCAAGCTCACGCCCAGCATGGTGGGCCGCCTGCTTTCGCCCAGCCTGGCGCAGGAGCAGGCCGCCGCACCAGCCCAGGCCCGTACGCCCGCGCCTCAGCTTCCGGCGCCGGGTGGAGTGTACGTAGAGGGCCTCAGCACCGCCACCAAGCTTGCCCACTGCTGTCATCCCATTCGCGGCGACCAGATTATGGGGTACCTCACCCGGGGCCGAGGCGTCAGCATTCACCGCATCGATTGCCCCAACATGATCCGGCTGCTCAAGGACGAGCCCGAGCGGTGCGTGGCGGCCTCTTGGGATTCCGGCACGCCGGGCGGCACGATTGTGGACCTCGATGTGGTCGCGCCCGACCGTCCGGGCCTGCTGGCCGACGTGCTGGGTGTGCTGGCGGCCGAGAAGCGCAGTCCGATGAAGGTCGAGGCGGGGGTGAGCGCCGACAACACCGCTCACATCTACCTGCGTCTGGCCGTGACCGGGCAAGCCGATGTAGAAGCCGTGCGCGGAGCGATTCTGCGCGTTCCTGGCGTCAGCGACGTGCTGCGCGCCGGGAAGAACGGCAAGAATGGTGGCCGGGGGCGAGTGGGCGCCTAA
- the deoD gene encoding purine-nucleoside phosphorylase, with translation MSVHLNAKPGEIAETVLLPGDPLRAQHIAETFFENPVQHNTVRGMLGFTGTYRGQRVSVQGTGMGIASSMIYVHELIREYGCQNLIRVGTCGSYQPQVHVRDLVLAQAACTDSNINNIRFGPRNFAPIADFGLLQRAYQIAQKRGLATHVGNILSSDTFYQDDPEGYRLWAQYGVLAVEMEAAGLYTLAAKYGVRALTILTVSDHLVTREETTAEERQKTFNGMIEVALDAALGGEV, from the coding sequence GTGAGTGTTCACCTGAATGCCAAGCCCGGCGAGATCGCCGAAACCGTCCTGCTGCCCGGCGATCCCCTGCGCGCGCAGCACATCGCGGAAACCTTTTTTGAGAATCCGGTACAGCACAACACCGTGCGCGGCATGCTGGGCTTTACCGGCACGTACCGCGGCCAGCGGGTCAGCGTGCAGGGGACTGGCATGGGGATCGCCTCCTCCATGATCTACGTCCATGAGCTGATCCGGGAGTACGGCTGCCAGAACCTCATTCGCGTGGGCACCTGCGGGAGCTATCAGCCGCAGGTTCATGTCCGCGACCTCGTGCTTGCCCAGGCGGCCTGCACCGACTCCAACATCAACAACATCCGCTTTGGCCCGCGCAATTTCGCCCCGATCGCGGATTTTGGCCTCCTGCAGCGCGCCTACCAGATCGCTCAGAAACGCGGCTTGGCCACCCACGTCGGCAACATCCTGTCTTCGGACACCTTCTATCAGGACGATCCGGAGGGCTACCGACTCTGGGCGCAGTACGGCGTGCTCGCGGTGGAGATGGAAGCCGCGGGGCTGTATACCCTCGCGGCAAAGTACGGCGTACGGGCCCTCACCATCCTGACCGTCTCGGATCACCTCGTCACCCGTGAGGAAACCACCGCCGAGGAACGCCAGAAGACCTTCAATGGGATGATCGAGGTCGCGCTCGACGCGGCACTGGGGGGGGAAGTTTAG
- a CDS encoding nitronate monooxygenase family protein: MNPLMERLGLRVPVIQAPMAGGPTTPELVAAVSQAGGLGSLGAAYLTPAQLREAGEGVRSRTARPFAVNLFVPEPPPPVTEAEVTAAVADLAPLYAELGLPPPTLPERVQEDFGAQVEAVLELRPAVFSFTFGRLGTAELASLHAAGILVMGTATGVEEARALAADGVDAVVAQGGAAGGHRGGWWHDERADTLALTRAVAQAISLPVIAAGGLMDAADVRAALNAGASLAQCGTAFLRAAEAGTSRPYRAALATAQPGQTTLTRAFSGRTARGLANRVTAEVRHPLPYPLQNALTRDLRTAAAKAGRAEFLSLWAGEGAHRGQEGSAAQLLAGLWPD, encoded by the coding sequence ATGAATCCCCTGATGGAACGCCTGGGCCTGCGCGTTCCGGTCATCCAGGCCCCGATGGCGGGTGGACCGACCACGCCGGAACTCGTGGCGGCGGTGTCGCAGGCAGGCGGGTTAGGCAGCCTGGGGGCGGCGTACCTCACCCCGGCTCAGCTTCGGGAGGCGGGCGAGGGGGTGCGGTCGCGCACAGCTAGGCCCTTTGCGGTCAACCTGTTCGTGCCCGAACCCCCGCCGCCCGTGACAGAGGCGGAGGTCACGGCGGCCGTGGCTGACCTCGCGCCGCTGTACGCCGAACTGGGGCTGCCCCCGCCCACGCTGCCGGAGCGCGTGCAGGAAGACTTCGGCGCGCAAGTAGAGGCTGTGCTGGAGCTGAGGCCTGCCGTCTTCTCCTTCACCTTTGGCCGCCTGGGCACGGCTGAGCTGGCGTCCCTGCACGCGGCGGGCATTCTGGTGATGGGCACAGCGACCGGCGTAGAGGAAGCCCGCGCGCTCGCGGCAGATGGCGTGGATGCGGTGGTTGCCCAGGGCGGCGCGGCAGGCGGACACCGGGGCGGCTGGTGGCACGACGAACGGGCGGACACGCTGGCCCTCACGCGGGCGGTGGCGCAGGCCATTTCGCTCCCGGTGATCGCGGCGGGCGGCCTGATGGACGCAGCGGACGTGCGCGCGGCGCTGAACGCCGGGGCCAGCCTGGCCCAGTGCGGCACGGCCTTTCTGCGGGCCGCCGAGGCAGGCACCTCCAGGCCGTACCGGGCGGCCCTCGCCACGGCGCAACCTGGCCAAACCACCCTCACGCGGGCTTTTTCTGGCCGAACGGCCCGTGGCCTTGCCAACCGGGTGACCGCAGAGGTCCGGCACCCGCTTCCCTATCCCCTTCAGAATGCCCTGACGCGCGACCTGCGGACAGCAGCAGCCAAAGCGGGCCGCGCCGAGTTCCTGAGCCTCTGGGCGGGTGAGGGCGCGCATCGGGGACAGGAAGGGTCGGCGGCGCAGCTTCTGGCGGGGTTGTGGCCGGATTGA
- a CDS encoding DEAD/DEAH box helicase gives MKLERVPATLFSMSAVSAALNLSAKAVRDLRLTRTRFGYTGEAQVKENGRLYRQTFLLNPEGILTGGECGCGKKGCPHLARVLLSPALERALAEAGAEEPEANVPDVPDAPEAEPLPLATPLRTWLDRAAGLAAGGRQSLRYDLSLLSRSGKEVLALRVWRVLEHRGEWQRTASFTLPPTLRWAQGPRGERVQTLPDSIRPDHDLLQLLALGAESSVRGGEETWFLGDHPLTDPLLARLRDTGRLFWTGRQAPLVSGPDLPATLEWAMDVGGVQRPRLTLPEGVRVLPVSPRWYLNEAAGTLGRVTSPLPPALEQALLSVPPVPPAQAAGFARALQERFPALAVPTPRPIPVRRVPLAYQPLLTLCEERVEVTRRRGGRRVTSEERLGVARLTHLYDGQPLTTERQRFEDGVLHLAARDPAAEKRAAAQLARTGLRRLQNLRPRGDLLRHPAAAFLYAFADEGHWQAFLKDTVPKLGAKGFRVVVEDSFPYRFAEVEDWYGEAQEEGGWFTLELGVIVDGQRHSLIPILVSLIAEHPELFTPEALAALGDDDLITARLPDGRRLPLPAGRVRAILSVLVELHLRELPPGPLRLPILDAVRLAALEEALKARWLGTERLLELGRRLRSFQGVSEVTPPAGLRAELRPYQRQGLAWLQFLREYDLGGILADDMGLGKTLETLAHLQTEKEAGRADRPSLVVAPTSVLGNWRAEAARFTPGLNVLTLHGPGRKADFARIPEYDLVLSTYPLLPRDVDALRQHEFHLLVLDEAQNIKNPRSAAAKAAGALRARHRLTLTGTPLENHLGELWSQFNFLVPGLLHDEQTFRELYRTPIEKGGDRARQAALAARVKPFILRREKRDVAKELPPKTEIPVRVTLDGDQRDLYETVRVTMLERVREELGARGLARSTVAILDALLKLRQAATDPRLVKLEAARRVKGSAKLDWLAGNLPQMVEEGRRVLIFSRFATLLGLLEETLTELGIGYAKLTGQTKNRAAAMERFQNGEVPVFLISLKAGGVGLNLTAADTVIHLDPWWNPAAENQATDRAYRIGQDKPVFVYKLIAAGSVEERILDLQQRKAALAKGVLDGGLTSATQLTSRDLDVLFAPLDEEWAPAPV, from the coding sequence ATGAAGCTGGAGCGTGTCCCGGCCACCTTGTTCAGCATGTCCGCCGTCAGCGCGGCGCTGAACCTCAGCGCGAAGGCGGTTCGTGACCTGCGCCTTACCCGGACCCGCTTCGGCTACACGGGTGAGGCGCAGGTGAAAGAAAACGGGCGCCTCTACCGGCAGACTTTCCTGCTGAATCCTGAGGGCATCTTGACGGGGGGCGAATGCGGCTGTGGCAAGAAGGGTTGCCCCCACCTCGCCCGCGTGCTGCTGAGTCCAGCGCTGGAACGGGCGCTCGCGGAGGCGGGCGCGGAGGAGCCGGAGGCGAACGTGCCGGACGTGCCGGACGCACCCGAGGCTGAACCCCTGCCCCTCGCCACCCCCTTGCGGACCTGGCTGGACAGGGCAGCGGGGCTGGCGGCGGGAGGGCGGCAGAGCCTGCGCTACGACCTCAGCCTGCTGAGCCGTTCGGGGAAAGAGGTGCTCGCGCTGCGGGTGTGGCGGGTGCTGGAGCACCGGGGCGAGTGGCAACGCACCGCGAGCTTCACGCTGCCGCCCACGCTGCGCTGGGCCCAGGGGCCGCGGGGGGAGCGGGTCCAGACCCTGCCCGACTCCATCCGTCCTGACCACGACCTTCTTCAGCTCCTCGCGCTGGGGGCCGAGAGCAGCGTGCGGGGCGGCGAGGAAACGTGGTTCCTGGGAGACCACCCCCTCACGGACCCGCTGCTTGCGCGGCTCAGGGACACCGGGCGGCTCTTCTGGACGGGGCGGCAAGCGCCCCTCGTGTCTGGTCCCGACCTGCCCGCCACCCTCGAATGGGCGATGGACGTGGGCGGCGTGCAGCGGCCCCGGCTCACGCTGCCGGAGGGGGTGCGCGTCCTGCCCGTCTCACCGCGCTGGTACCTGAACGAGGCAGCGGGGACGCTGGGCCGCGTCACTTCCCCGCTGCCGCCCGCCCTAGAACAGGCCCTGCTGAGCGTGCCGCCCGTGCCGCCCGCCCAGGCGGCTGGGTTCGCGCGGGCTCTGCAGGAGCGTTTTCCGGCGCTGGCGGTGCCCACCCCCCGCCCTATTCCGGTACGCCGCGTCCCGCTGGCCTATCAGCCGCTTCTGACGCTGTGTGAGGAACGGGTGGAGGTGACCCGCCGCCGGGGAGGCCGCCGGGTCACCTCCGAGGAGCGGCTTGGTGTGGCCCGACTCACCCACCTCTATGACGGTCAACCCCTCACCACCGAGCGACAACGCTTTGAGGACGGCGTGCTGCACCTGGCCGCGCGCGATCCTGCCGCCGAGAAGCGCGCCGCCGCGCAGCTTGCCCGCACGGGCCTGCGGCGGCTTCAGAACCTGCGCCCGCGCGGCGACCTCCTGCGTCACCCCGCTGCTGCGTTCCTGTACGCCTTTGCCGACGAGGGCCACTGGCAGGCATTTTTAAAGGACACCGTCCCCAAGCTGGGGGCAAAAGGCTTTCGCGTCGTGGTGGAGGACAGCTTCCCCTACCGCTTCGCGGAGGTCGAGGACTGGTACGGCGAGGCGCAGGAGGAGGGCGGCTGGTTCACTCTCGAACTCGGCGTGATCGTGGACGGCCAGCGCCACAGCCTCATTCCCATCCTCGTTTCCCTGATCGCCGAGCATCCCGAGCTGTTTACGCCCGAAGCCCTCGCTGCGCTGGGGGACGATGACCTCATCACAGCGCGCCTCCCCGACGGGCGCCGGCTGCCGCTTCCCGCCGGGCGCGTCCGGGCGATCCTCAGCGTGCTTGTCGAGCTGCACCTGCGCGAGTTGCCCCCAGGGCCCCTGAGGCTGCCCATCCTCGACGCTGTTCGCCTCGCTGCGCTTGAAGAGGCCCTCAAGGCCCGCTGGCTGGGAACCGAACGCCTGCTGGAGCTGGGCCGCCGCCTGCGGTCCTTTCAGGGCGTCTCGGAGGTCACGCCGCCCGCCGGTCTGCGGGCCGAGCTGCGCCCCTACCAGCGCCAGGGCCTCGCCTGGCTACAGTTCCTGCGCGAGTACGATCTGGGCGGAATTCTGGCGGATGACATGGGACTGGGGAAGACGCTCGAAACATTGGCCCACCTCCAGACCGAGAAGGAGGCCGGACGCGCCGACCGCCCCAGCCTGGTGGTCGCCCCCACGAGCGTCCTGGGCAACTGGCGTGCCGAGGCCGCCCGCTTCACCCCCGGCCTGAACGTCCTGACGCTGCACGGTCCGGGGCGCAAGGCCGACTTCGCCCGCATTCCCGAGTACGACCTCGTGCTGTCCACCTATCCCCTTTTGCCGCGCGATGTTGACGCCCTGCGCCAGCATGAGTTTCACCTCCTGGTGCTCGACGAGGCGCAGAACATCAAGAATCCCAGGAGCGCGGCGGCGAAGGCGGCCGGGGCGTTGAGGGCGCGTCACCGCCTCACCCTGACCGGGACGCCCCTGGAAAATCACCTGGGCGAGCTGTGGTCGCAGTTCAACTTCCTCGTGCCGGGCCTGCTGCACGACGAGCAGACCTTCCGCGAGCTGTACCGCACCCCCATCGAGAAGGGGGGCGACCGTGCCCGTCAGGCCGCCCTCGCCGCCCGCGTCAAGCCCTTTATCCTGCGCCGCGAGAAACGCGACGTGGCCAAGGAACTCCCGCCCAAGACCGAGATTCCGGTGCGGGTCACGCTCGACGGCGACCAGCGCGACCTCTACGAGACGGTGCGCGTGACCATGCTGGAGCGGGTGCGCGAGGAGCTCGGCGCGCGCGGCCTGGCCCGCTCCACCGTCGCCATCCTCGACGCGCTGCTCAAATTGCGGCAGGCGGCGACGGATCCCCGGCTGGTGAAGTTGGAGGCCGCCCGCCGGGTCAAGGGGAGCGCCAAGCTCGACTGGCTCGCGGGGAACCTCCCGCAGATGGTGGAGGAGGGCCGCCGGGTGCTGATCTTCTCGCGGTTCGCCACGCTGCTGGGCCTGCTGGAAGAGACCCTGACCGAGCTGGGCATCGGGTACGCCAAGCTCACCGGGCAGACGAAGAACCGCGCCGCGGCGATGGAGCGGTTTCAGAACGGCGAGGTCCCGGTCTTTTTGATCAGCCTGAAGGCCGGGGGCGTCGGCCTCAACCTCACCGCTGCCGATACCGTCATTCACCTCGATCCGTGGTGGAACCCCGCTGCCGAGAACCAGGCCACCGACCGCGCCTACCGCATCGGGCAGGACAAGCCGGTGTTCGTGTACAAGCTGATCGCGGCGGGCAGTGTGGAGGAACGCATTCTGGACCTTCAGCAGAGGAAGGCCGCGCTGGCCAAGGGCGTGCTGGACGGCGGCCTCACCAGCGCCACGCAGCTCACCTCGCGCGACCTCGACGTGCTTTTTGCCCCGCTCGACGAGGAGTGGGCGCCCGCCCCGGTCTAA